From one Sardina pilchardus chromosome 6, fSarPil1.1, whole genome shotgun sequence genomic stretch:
- the LOC134083424 gene encoding DNA-dependent protein kinase catalytic subunit-like, whose product MQKFCAIIKTLDSSNKELSIAIREYGLFAAPCKVVCPQDVDLMYTELIQRCKQMYLTESDRDDDNIYQLPSFLDSIASVLVHLDKIPEVYTPVLERLLVVQMDSFPQYSQRMQHTTCRAIIKVLVAMAAKGPVLWSFISSVVHQGLIRVCSKPIPQLEDGGPSQGGPSQGEGGESSQMHTGKWKVPSCRDYLDLFRGILDCANLTHTGFLDGTLESQNSNLSSLNRLLYDEVVKSVIKVIEKLDLSVQKLNTEEAEQGQTDGGSALVPSSDPAAHLIPNRPKDFTAFINLVDFSSELLSQKRLEYFEQWVYPLSHELILQSIRFPLVSGFYRLLSLTMTIAKKIKYFQGISPKSYKAKEDKDPVKCACFALVSKFGKEVSVRIKQYKDELLAACLTLVLSLHHEVVAPDIKAYIPALQAALRLGLSHAPLATAALDALELWSSHIPREAMQPHYGDILPHLDGYLKTAAGDKEDSGMEVMCLSSGTEKGYGGVMMRLLKKAKHLPMGDESPIAVVRRRVVRLLGHLLPQITYFPVVSESSGLFAAAWQGESCSGYLTASPASSCS is encoded by the exons ATGCAGAAATTCTGTGCCATCATTAAGACCTTGGACTCTTCCAACAAGGAGCTCTCCATTGCCATACGAGAATATGGGCTATTTGCAGCT CCGTGTAAAGTGGTCTGCCCGCAGGACGTGGACTTAATGTACACCGAGCTGATTCAGCGCTGCAAGCAGATGTACCTCACTGAGTCAGACCGGGATGATGACAACATCTACCAGCTGCCCAGCTTCCTGGACTCCATCGCCAGTGTCCTCGTACACCTGGACAAG ATCCCTGAGGTCTACACACCAGTTCTGGAGCGGCTTCTGGTGGTCCAGATGGACAGCTTCCCCCAGTACAGCCAGCGGATGCAGCACACCACCTGCCGAGCCATCATCAAGGTGCTCGTTGCCATGGCAGCCAAGGGTCCAGTGCTGTGGAGCTTCATCAGTTCTGTTG tgcACCAGGGATTAATCCGTGTTTGTTCAAAGCCAATACCTCAACTAGAG GATGGTGGCCCTTCTCAGGGTGGTCCCTCACAGGGAGAAGGTGGGGAGTCCTCCCAGATGCACACAGGGAAATGGAAAGTTCCATCCTGCCGGGACTATCTTGATCTTTTCAGGGGAATTCTAGATTGTGCAAATCTCACT CACACTGGGTTTTTGGATGGAACCCTGGAGTCCCAAAACTCCAACCTGTCCTCCTTGAATCGACTTTTGTACGATGAGGTGGTGAAGTCCGTCATAAAAGTCATCGAGAAGCTGGATCTCTCTGTGCAAAAACTCAACACGGAGGAGGCAGAGCAG GGTCAGACTGATGGAGGCAGCGCCCTTGTGCCATCATCAGACCCTGCCGCCCATCTCATCCCCAACAGACCCAAAGACTTCACTGCCTTTATCAACCTGGTGGACTTCAGCAG TGAGCTGCTGTCCCAGAAGAGGCTGGAGTATTTTGAGCAGTGGGTGTACCCTCTGAGCCACGAGCTCATCCTCCAGTCCATCCGCTTCCCACTGGTCAGCGGTTTCTACCGCCTGCTCTCCCTCACCATGACCATCGCCAAGAAGATCAAATACTTCCAG GGTATTAGCCCCAAGAGCTACAAAGCTAAAGAGGACAAGGACCCAGTTAAATGTGCCTGCTTTGCTCTCGTGTCCAAGTTTGGAAAAGAG GTGTCAGTGCGTATTAAGCAGTATAAGGACGAGCTGCTAGCTGCCTGCCTGACATTGGTCTTGTCGCTGCATCATGAAGTTGTGGCTCCTGACATCAAGGCCTACATCCCTGCCCTTCAG gCTGCTCTGCGTTTGGGTCTGAGCCACGCGCCCCTGGCCACGGCTGCGCTGGACGCGCTGGAGCTGTGGTCGTCGCACATCCCGCGCGAGGCCATGCAGCCGCACTACGGCGACATCCTGCCACACCTGGACGGCTACTTGAAAACCGCCGCTGGGG ACAAAGAGGACAGTGGTATGGAGGTGATGTGTCTGTCCTCTGGCACTGAGAAGGGTTATGGGGGAGTGATGATGAGACTGCTGAAGAAGGCAAAGCACCTGCCTATG GGAGATGAGTCGCCCATCGCGGTGGTCAGGAGGAGGGTCGTGCGACTCCTGGGCCACCTGCTACCACAAATTACCTATTTTCCA GTGGTGAGCGAGTCGTCTGGCCTGTTCGCCGCAGCCTGGCAGGGGGAGAGTTGCTCTGGCTACCTCACTGCATCCCCTGCTTCCAGCTGCTCCTGA